A section of the Salminus brasiliensis chromosome 10, fSalBra1.hap2, whole genome shotgun sequence genome encodes:
- the lrrc57 gene encoding leucine-rich repeat-containing protein 57, producing the protein MGNSALKAHLETSQKTGVFQLTGKGLQEFPEELQRLAGNLRTVDLSNNKIEVLPAFVGGFQQLKSLTISNNKLTSLPNDLGKLKKLETLVLNGNLLHQLPTSLGQLKALRTLSLSGNQFREFPGGLGTLRQLDVLDLSKNRIQAVPAEVSELQAIEINLNQNQISALTPEVSRCPRLKVLRLEENCLELLSIPTSILTNSSVSLLSLEGNLFEVKKLRDLEGYEKYMERFTATKKKFA; encoded by the exons ATGGGGAACAGCGCTCTAAAAGCCCATTTGGAGACTTCTCAGAAAACTGGGGTCTTTCAGCTGACTGGAAAAGGCCTGCaggag TtcccagaggagctacagaggcTGGCTGGAAACCTGCGGACAGTTGATCTGTCCAACAACAAAATAGAGGTGCTGCCGGCTTTCGTCGGAGGCTTCCAGCAGCTGAAAAGCCTCACCATAAGCAACAACAAGCTAA CCAGTCTTCCAAATGACCTCGGGAAGCTGAAGAAGTTGGAGACTCTGGTGTTGAATGGGAACCTACTCCACCAGCTCCCCACCTCTTTGGGCCAGCTGAAAGCCCTGCGTACCCTCAGCCTCTCCGGGAACCAGTTCCGGGAGTTTCCCGGTGGTCTCGGGACCCTCCGCCAGCTGGATGTGCTGGACCTGTCCAAGAACCGCATTCAGGCCGTGCCGGCGGAGGTGTCTGAACTGCAGGCCATTGAAATCAACCTCAACCAGAATCAG atttcAGCTCTGACGCCAGAAGTGTCCCGCTGTCCCAGACTGAAGGTGCTGAGGCTGGAAGAAAACTGTCTGGAGCTTCTCTCCATCCCCACCTCCATCCTCACAAACTCCAGTGTCTCGCTGCTCTCTCTGGAGGGAAACCTGTTCGAGGTGAAGAAGCTGCGGGACCTGGAAGGGTATGAAAAG tACATGGAGCGCTTCACTGCAACCAAGAAGAAGTTCGCTTGA
- the brms1la gene encoding breast cancer metastasis-suppressor 1-like protein-A, protein MPVHSKEKKETNHEEMEVDYAEQEGSSSDEEETESSSVSEDGESSEMDDEDCERRRMECLDEMTNLEKQFTDLKDQLYKERLSQVDAKLQEVMSGKAPEYLEPLANLQENMQIRTKVAGIYRELCLESVKHKYDCETQAAFQHWESEKLLLFDTVQTELEEKIRRLEEDRHSIDITSELWNDELQSRKNKKKDPFSPDKKKKPVVVSGPYIVYMLQDLDILEDWTAIRKAMATLGPHRVKPDVPSSKSEKHQHNARSEDGRLFYDGEWYSRGQTICIDKKDEYPSSAIITTINHDEVWYKRVDGSKSKLYISQLQKGKYSIKHT, encoded by the exons ATGCCGGTGCACTccaaggagaagaaagaaaccAACCACGAGGAGATGGAGGTGGACTACGCCGAGCAGGAGGGCAGCAGCTCGGATGAAGAGGAAACGGAGAGCTCGTCTGTGTCTGAGGATGGAGAGAGCTCAG AGATGGATGATGAAGATTgcgagaggaggaggatggagtGCCTGGATGAGATGACTAACCTGGAGAAGCAGTTCACAGATCTAAAAGATCA GTTGTATAAGGAGAGGTTAAGTCAGGTTGATGCCAAACTTCAAGAAGTGATGTCCGGGAAGGCTCCTGAGTACCTGGAACCTCTTGCGAATCTTCAGGAGAACATGCAGATCAGAACTAAAGTTGCGG GTATCTACAGAGAGCTGTGTTTGGAGTCCGTGAAGCATAAATATGACTGTGAAACTCAAGCAGCCTTCCAGCACTGGGAG agtgaaaagctgctgctgtttgatACAGTTCAGActgaactggaggagaaaatcAGGCGTTTGGAGGAAGACCGGCACAGTATAGACATTACCTCAG AACTGTGGAACGATGAACTGCAGTCAagaaaaaacaagaagaaagatCCCTTCAGTCCAGACAAGAAGAAAAAGCCTGTCGTCGTCTCTG GCCCGTATATTGTTTACATGCTGCAGGACTTGGATATCCTGGAGGACTGGACGGCCATTAGAAAG GCCATGGCCACGCTGGGACCCCACAGAGTCAAACCTGATG TTCCTTCTTCCAAGAGTGAAAAGCACCAGCATAACGCTCGCTCCGAGGACGGGCGGCTCTTTTATGATGGAGAATGGTACAGCCGGGGCCAAACCATCTGCATAGACAAGAAGGATGAGTACCCATCAAG TGCCATAATAACAACCATCAACCACGATGAAGTCTGGTATAAGCGTGTGGACGGCAGCAAATCCAAACTCTACATCTCTCAGCTTCAGAAGGGCAAATATTCCATCAAACACACCTGA